From Hartmannibacter diazotrophicus, a single genomic window includes:
- a CDS encoding vWA domain-containing protein, translating into MSEDGMETGAAARPEGRIVDNIVYFARVLRDAGLPVGPAMVIDAVEAVEVAGLRQREDLYWTLHAVFVKKREHRVVFHEAFETFWRTRGLVEKMLAMLSPVAPARRPPEKPKAGAARVAKALFSENERSQTLEEPDLEIDARLTMSAREILQTKDFAQMSAEEIAAAKDEIRKLVLPADRVRTRRRMLSHRGSRIDPRQTLRAAMRSGGDFIPLKFSVPREVYPPLVALIDISGSMSQYSRLFLHFLHAMTERRRRVHTFLFGTRLTNVTRQLTLKDPDVALEACSQSVVDWSGGTRIADNLASFNRLWSRRVLSQGATVLLITDGLERDSSEDLSLQMDRLHRSCRRLIWLNPLLRFEGFEARAGGIRSMLPYVDEFRAVHSLEAVRDLVEALGERPAESRDPKSWLSHVA; encoded by the coding sequence ATGTCTGAGGACGGGATGGAGACGGGCGCTGCCGCCCGGCCGGAGGGCCGGATCGTCGACAATATCGTCTATTTTGCCCGCGTCCTGCGCGATGCCGGACTGCCGGTCGGCCCGGCAATGGTGATCGACGCGGTCGAGGCCGTCGAGGTCGCGGGGCTGCGCCAGCGCGAGGACCTCTACTGGACGCTGCATGCGGTCTTCGTGAAGAAGCGCGAGCATCGTGTCGTCTTTCATGAAGCGTTCGAGACCTTCTGGCGGACGCGGGGGCTCGTCGAGAAGATGCTCGCGATGCTCTCGCCCGTGGCGCCCGCGCGCCGGCCGCCGGAGAAGCCCAAGGCGGGTGCCGCACGCGTCGCGAAGGCGCTTTTCAGTGAGAACGAGCGCTCGCAGACCCTCGAGGAGCCGGATCTTGAGATCGACGCCCGGCTGACGATGTCAGCCCGCGAGATCCTCCAGACCAAGGACTTCGCGCAAATGAGCGCGGAAGAGATTGCCGCCGCCAAGGACGAAATCCGCAAGCTGGTGCTGCCGGCCGACAGGGTCAGGACGCGCCGGCGCATGCTCTCCCATCGCGGCTCGCGCATCGATCCGCGCCAAACGCTGCGAGCGGCTATGCGCAGTGGCGGCGATTTCATCCCGCTGAAATTCTCCGTGCCGCGCGAGGTCTATCCGCCTCTCGTCGCGCTCATCGATATTTCGGGTTCGATGAGCCAGTATTCCCGCCTGTTCCTGCATTTCCTGCATGCGATGACCGAGCGGCGCCGGCGCGTGCACACCTTTCTTTTCGGTACGCGGCTGACCAACGTCACGCGGCAACTGACCCTCAAGGATCCGGATGTGGCTCTTGAGGCCTGTTCGCAGAGCGTTGTCGACTGGTCTGGCGGCACGCGGATCGCCGACAACCTGGCGAGCTTCAACCGGCTCTGGTCGCGCCGGGTGCTGTCGCAAGGGGCGACCGTGCTGCTGATCACCGATGGGCTGGAACGGGACAGTTCCGAGGATCTGTCGCTGCAGATGGACCGCCTGCACCGCTCCTGCCGGCGGCTCATCTGGCTCAATCCGCTCCTGCGTTTCGAAGGCTTCGAAGCCCGGGCCGGCGGCATCCGCTCGATGCTGCCCTATGTGGACGAGTTCCGCGCCGTGCACTCGCTGGAGGCCGTCAGAGATCTGGTCGAGGCCCTCGGCGAGCGCCCCGCCGAAAGCCGGGATCCCAAGTCCTGGCTGTCCCATGTCGCGTGA
- the sfsA gene encoding DNA/RNA nuclease SfsA, whose protein sequence is MRFSKPLVRGQLVKRYKRFLADVILDSGEAITAHCANPGSMLGLNTPGSLVYLSKSDDPKRKLPYSWEIMEADGGLVGINTAHPNGLVADAILDGTIAELAGYETLRREVKYGKNSRVDILLTSPDKPDTYVEVKNVHLMRDKGIAEFPDSVTSRGAKHLYELADMVEAGRRAVMVFLVQRTDCTLFKLADDIDKAYAKAFAEATERGVETLIYRCDITPEEIRASTRLDFVVPSV, encoded by the coding sequence ATGCGCTTTTCAAAACCGCTCGTTCGCGGCCAACTCGTCAAGCGATACAAGCGCTTCCTTGCCGATGTTATCCTGGACAGCGGCGAGGCCATCACGGCCCATTGCGCCAACCCCGGCTCCATGCTCGGGCTGAATACGCCCGGCTCGCTGGTCTATCTGTCGAAGTCGGACGATCCCAAGCGCAAGCTGCCCTATTCCTGGGAAATCATGGAGGCGGATGGTGGTCTTGTCGGCATCAACACCGCTCATCCCAACGGCCTCGTCGCCGATGCGATTCTCGACGGAACGATCGCCGAACTCGCCGGATACGAGACCCTGCGCCGCGAGGTGAAATACGGCAAGAACAGCCGCGTCGACATCCTCTTGACGTCGCCAGACAAGCCCGACACCTATGTGGAGGTGAAAAACGTCCACCTGATGCGCGACAAGGGGATCGCCGAGTTTCCGGACAGCGTCACGAGCCGCGGCGCCAAGCATCTTTATGAACTCGCCGACATGGTCGAGGCGGGCCGGCGCGCCGTGATGGTCTTTCTGGTCCAGCGGACGGACTGCACGCTCTTCAAGCTCGCCGACGACATCGACAAGGCATACGCGAAAGCCTTCGCCGAGGCGACCGAACGCGGCGTCGAGACACTGATCTACCGCTGCGACATCACGCCCGAGGAAATCAGGGCGTCCACACGCCTCGACTTCGTCGTCCCGAGCGTCTGA
- the map gene encoding type I methionyl aminopeptidase has protein sequence MVSYVTAEAAPLRNTGSIRLYGAEGFAGMHRAGRLVAECLDALVDVVEPGLPTQVIDDFVRDFALKNNALPATLNYRGYTKYTCTSINHVVCHGIPNDKPLRDGDIVNIDVTLIVDGWHGDASRMYAVGGLKRASERLIDVTYESLLRGIKAVKPGNTTGDIGAAIQTYVEGERCSVVQDFCGHGVGQLFHDAPNILHYGRPGSGVELKPGMIFTIEPMVNLGRPHVKVLSDGWTAVTRDRSLSAQFEHSVGVTETGCEIFTLSPKGLDKPTAPAAR, from the coding sequence ATGGTCAGCTACGTCACCGCAGAAGCAGCTCCGCTTCGCAACACCGGCAGCATCAGGCTCTATGGGGCCGAGGGCTTCGCCGGCATGCACCGGGCTGGCCGTCTCGTCGCCGAATGCCTCGATGCGCTCGTCGATGTCGTGGAACCCGGCCTTCCGACCCAGGTCATCGACGATTTCGTGCGCGACTTCGCCCTGAAGAACAACGCCCTGCCGGCAACGCTCAACTATCGCGGCTACACCAAATACACCTGTACCTCGATCAACCACGTGGTCTGCCACGGCATTCCCAACGACAAGCCCCTGCGTGACGGCGACATCGTCAACATCGACGTCACGCTGATCGTCGACGGCTGGCATGGCGACGCCAGCCGCATGTATGCCGTCGGCGGCCTGAAGCGTGCATCCGAGCGGTTGATCGACGTCACCTATGAATCGCTCCTTCGCGGCATCAAGGCGGTCAAGCCCGGCAACACGACCGGCGACATCGGCGCCGCGATCCAGACCTATGTCGAGGGCGAGCGCTGCTCCGTGGTTCAGGATTTCTGCGGCCATGGCGTCGGCCAGCTGTTCCACGACGCGCCCAACATCCTTCACTACGGGCGCCCCGGCAGCGGCGTGGAGCTGAAGCCCGGCATGATCTTCACCATCGAACCGATGGTCAATCTCGGCCGGCCGCATGTGAAGGTGCTCTCCGACGGCTGGACCGCCGTGACGCGCGACCGCTCGCTGTCGGCCCAGTTCGAGCATTCCGTCGGCGTGACGGAAACCGGCTGCGAAATCTTCACGCTCTCGCCAAAGGGGCTCGACAAGCCGACCGCCCCGGCTGCACGGTAA
- the radC gene encoding RadC family protein — protein sequence MSGFDDSGKTNLPHYHGHRDRLRARFREHGADAIADYELLELLLFRSIPRQDTKPIAKALLQAFGSFAQVLGAPEQRLKSIPGVGDAVVTDLKLMHAATQRMIRGELKGRTVLSSWSSVIDYCRTAMIFEEKEQFRILFLDKKNALIVDEVQQVGTVDHTPVYPREVVKRALELSATALILVHNHPSGDPTPSRADIQMTKQIIDVAKPLGISVHDHIIVGREGHASLKGLQLI from the coding sequence ATGAGCGGCTTCGACGACAGCGGCAAGACCAACCTGCCGCACTATCACGGTCACCGTGATCGCCTGAGGGCCCGCTTTCGAGAGCACGGCGCCGACGCCATTGCCGATTACGAGCTGCTGGAACTGCTGCTCTTTCGCTCGATCCCCCGCCAGGACACAAAGCCGATCGCCAAGGCGCTCTTGCAGGCCTTCGGATCCTTCGCCCAGGTTCTCGGCGCGCCGGAACAGCGGCTGAAATCGATCCCCGGGGTCGGTGACGCGGTGGTCACCGATCTGAAGCTGATGCACGCCGCCACCCAGCGCATGATTCGAGGCGAACTCAAGGGCCGGACCGTGCTGAGTTCGTGGTCGAGCGTCATCGACTACTGCCGCACGGCAATGATCTTCGAGGAGAAGGAGCAGTTCCGCATCCTCTTTCTCGACAAGAAGAATGCCCTCATCGTCGACGAGGTGCAGCAGGTCGGAACGGTCGACCACACACCGGTCTATCCGCGCGAGGTGGTCAAACGCGCGCTGGAACTTTCCGCCACGGCGCTCATTCTTGTTCATAACCATCCTTCGGGCGACCCGACGCCGTCGCGCGCGGACATCCAGATGACCAAGCAGATCATCGATGTCGCCAAGCCGCTCGGCATTTCGGTCCACGACCACATCATCGTCGGGCGTGAGGGACACGCGAGTCTGAAGGGGCTGCAACTGATATAA
- the cueR gene encoding Cu(I)-responsive transcriptional regulator, giving the protein MNIGAAAEQSGLPAKTIRYYEDIGLISPARRNNGYRDYGEDDVHKLRFLHRARGLGFSIEDCRQLLSLYEDRSRASADVKSLALARITDIEAKMAELSAMRQTLKRLVSACHGDNRPDCPILDDIASG; this is encoded by the coding sequence ATGAATATCGGCGCGGCCGCCGAACAGTCCGGTCTGCCGGCGAAAACCATCCGGTATTATGAAGATATCGGGCTGATATCGCCCGCGCGGCGCAACAACGGCTATCGTGACTATGGCGAGGACGACGTCCACAAGCTGCGGTTCCTGCACCGCGCGCGCGGGCTCGGCTTTTCCATCGAGGACTGCCGGCAACTGCTGTCGCTCTACGAGGATCGCTCGCGGGCCAGCGCCGACGTGAAGTCGCTGGCCCTTGCCCGCATTACCGATATCGAGGCCAAGATGGCGGAGCTGTCGGCCATGCGCCAGACGCTCAAGCGTCTGGTCTCGGCTTGCCACGGGGACAATCGTCCCGACTGTCCGATCCTCGACGACATCGCGTCGGGCTGA
- a CDS encoding c-type cytochrome, translating to MGSGRKGSGRKFLPLYIGIMIAGIAIVSLQRALHRQEPSAPSAPEIEVSGPVVVPPRLNEQQKLGALAFAQACSDCHGLTLTGRATGPSLLVDRYRVMPDDDYRRAVERGAEATQGGWLPMPPIQGLSPGQVDAIIAYVRRMQAVNPNPSLQQ from the coding sequence ATGGGATCGGGGCGCAAAGGATCGGGGCGCAAATTTCTTCCGCTCTATATCGGCATCATGATTGCCGGGATTGCGATCGTCTCCCTGCAAAGGGCTCTTCACCGACAGGAGCCTTCCGCACCTTCGGCGCCCGAGATCGAGGTGAGCGGACCGGTCGTCGTACCCCCGCGCCTCAATGAGCAGCAGAAGCTCGGGGCGCTGGCCTTCGCGCAGGCCTGCTCCGACTGCCATGGACTGACCCTGACCGGGCGCGCAACCGGGCCCTCGCTGCTTGTCGACCGCTACCGCGTCATGCCTGATGACGACTACCGCCGTGCGGTGGAGCGCGGCGCTGAGGCAACGCAGGGGGGCTGGTTGCCGATGCCGCCCATTCAGGGTCTTTCCCCCGGGCAGGTGGATGCCATAATCGCCTATGTGCGGCGCATGCAGGCGGTCAATCCCAATCCCTCGCTCCAGCAGTGA
- a CDS encoding circularly permuted type 2 ATP-grasp protein, protein MAGSVFDEMSGIDGACRPAYEMIKPWLENSDPAFLKQRQQEAEFLFRRVGITFAVYGDAAAEERIIPFDIVPRVLTGSEWQKMSKGLVQRVKALNMFLADVYGKGEVIKAGIIPPDLIYQNPAFQPEMVGFKLPHDIFVQIAGIDIIRTDDQDFYVLEDNARTPSGVSYMLENRDVMMRLFPDLFADHQIRPVENYPDELLATLRSVAPYSAPAEPTVALLTPGPFNSAYYEHSFLADRLGVELVEGRDLFVKDNVVYMRTTQGPKRVDVIYRRLDDDFLDPLAFRPDSMLGVPGLISAYRAGNVTLANAVGTGVADDKAVYTYMPDIVRFYLGEEPILKNVPTWRCREPDSLKYVLEHLSELVVKEVHGSGGYGMLVGPKSDKATIEKFAAKLKSAPDDFIAQPTLALSSCPTFVGEGIAPRHVDLRPFVLSGADRVRIVPGGLTRVALKEGSLVVNSSQGGGTKDTWVIEENGKAAPPQSQSQE, encoded by the coding sequence ATGGCAGGATCGGTGTTCGACGAGATGTCCGGCATCGACGGGGCGTGCAGGCCCGCGTACGAGATGATCAAACCCTGGCTCGAGAATTCAGACCCAGCCTTCTTGAAGCAGCGACAACAGGAAGCCGAATTTCTCTTCCGCCGTGTCGGCATCACCTTCGCAGTCTATGGCGACGCCGCCGCGGAGGAGCGCATCATCCCCTTCGATATCGTGCCGCGTGTCCTGACCGGGTCCGAGTGGCAGAAGATGTCGAAAGGCCTCGTCCAGCGCGTCAAGGCGCTGAACATGTTCCTTGCTGATGTCTACGGCAAAGGGGAAGTCATCAAGGCTGGCATCATCCCCCCGGATCTCATCTACCAGAACCCGGCCTTCCAGCCCGAGATGGTCGGCTTCAAGCTGCCGCACGATATCTTCGTCCAGATCGCCGGCATCGACATCATCCGCACCGACGACCAGGACTTCTACGTCCTGGAGGACAACGCGCGCACCCCCTCCGGCGTGTCCTACATGCTGGAAAACCGCGACGTCATGATGCGGCTGTTCCCGGACCTCTTCGCCGATCACCAGATCCGGCCGGTCGAGAACTATCCCGACGAACTGCTCGCGACCCTGCGCTCCGTCGCGCCCTATTCGGCGCCGGCCGAGCCGACGGTCGCTCTCTTGACCCCCGGCCCCTTCAACAGCGCCTATTACGAGCATTCCTTCCTCGCCGACCGTCTCGGCGTCGAACTCGTCGAGGGCCGCGACCTCTTCGTCAAGGACAACGTCGTCTACATGCGCACGACCCAGGGGCCGAAGCGCGTCGACGTCATCTATCGCCGTCTCGACGACGACTTCCTCGACCCCCTCGCCTTCCGGCCGGATTCGATGCTGGGCGTGCCCGGCCTGATCAGCGCCTATCGCGCCGGCAACGTGACGCTCGCCAACGCCGTCGGCACCGGCGTCGCCGACGACAAGGCCGTCTACACCTACATGCCGGACATCGTTCGCTTCTATCTCGGCGAGGAGCCGATCCTGAAGAACGTCCCGACCTGGCGCTGCCGCGAGCCGGATTCGCTCAAATACGTGCTCGAGCACCTCTCCGAACTCGTGGTCAAGGAAGTCCACGGCTCCGGCGGCTACGGCATGCTCGTCGGCCCGAAGTCGGATAAGGCAACGATCGAGAAATTCGCCGCCAAGCTCAAGAGCGCGCCGGACGACTTCATCGCCCAGCCGACGCTGGCGCTTTCCAGCTGCCCGACCTTCGTCGGCGAGGGCATTGCCCCGCGCCACGTCGACCTTCGCCCTTTCGTTCTCTCCGGCGCCGACCGCGTCCGCATCGTACCGGGAGGCCTCACGCGCGTGGCCCTGAAGGAAGGCTCGCTGGTCGTCAACTCCAGCCAGGGCGGAGGAACCAAGGATACCTGGGTGATCGAGGAAAACGGCAAGGCTGCGCCGCCGCAATCGCAAAGCCAGGAATAA
- a CDS encoding transglutaminase family protein, with product MSMRFSVTHEITTTFTKPASYVLQKLRLSPRTHGGQYVRDWRITVDHDCTIEKFTDSFVNHSHIFTLDGPVESVTVIASGDLDVDDTNGVVERSPRKLPLGLYLRTTPLTDADEAITELAETATKEAETPLERAHALMGLLAGKLEDADEMANPADVAPAAKVLADGKASSTDAAHVFVTASRLMDLPSRLVSGYMYDEEHPGRGSRSWAECYIEDLGWVGFDPLLDRCPTDAYMRVACGLDWLGACPLRGSSTGLGDSHAASHVTIARLR from the coding sequence ATGTCGATGCGATTCAGCGTGACCCACGAGATCACGACCACCTTCACCAAGCCCGCAAGCTACGTGCTCCAGAAGCTGCGGCTGAGCCCGCGCACCCACGGCGGCCAGTATGTGCGCGACTGGCGCATCACGGTCGATCATGACTGCACGATCGAGAAGTTCACCGACAGCTTCGTCAACCACTCGCACATCTTCACGCTGGATGGCCCGGTCGAGAGCGTGACCGTGATCGCCTCCGGCGATCTCGACGTTGATGACACCAACGGCGTTGTCGAGCGCAGCCCCCGCAAGCTGCCGCTCGGCCTCTACCTGCGCACCACCCCCCTGACGGATGCGGACGAGGCGATCACGGAGCTTGCCGAGACCGCAACGAAAGAGGCCGAAACGCCGCTCGAGCGGGCTCATGCCCTGATGGGGCTGCTGGCCGGCAAACTGGAAGACGCCGACGAGATGGCCAATCCGGCCGATGTCGCGCCGGCAGCCAAGGTCCTTGCCGACGGCAAGGCCTCGTCGACCGATGCCGCCCATGTCTTCGTGACCGCCTCGCGCCTCATGGATCTGCCGTCCCGGCTCGTGTCCGGCTACATGTACGACGAGGAACACCCCGGACGCGGCAGCCGGAGCTGGGCCGAATGCTATATCGAGGATCTTGGCTGGGTCGGCTTCGATCCCCTGCTGGATCGCTGCCCGACCGACGCCTACATGCGCGTCGCCTGCGGCCTCGACTGGCTTGGAGCCTGCCCGCTGCGCGGCTCGTCCACGGGGCTCGGCGACAGTCACGCCGCCAGCCATGTGACAATCGCCCGCCTGCGCTGA
- a CDS encoding alpha-E domain-containing protein encodes MLSRHADNLFWLARYMERAENAARILETASRLASVPNGNSVDRNEWLTAVEATGCAGAFDGNPSLATPSAVIDFLAFSPENPSSIRSCFEMARNNARSVRTALTIDVWESINSTWLELKRYRNGGMSRQELGTFLNFVKEASLRFDGSAYRTMLRNDSYYFLRLGSYIERADFSARLLKSRSHLFDESHETVSGSLEYYQLSSILRSVSSLTSYHWVYRESLRPHLVADLMIMREEMPRSLASCYENITRFLDNLARDYGRHGKSQRAARTMLSRLEEADMAALTKSGLDGFLEEFIAENSKLGMAIGEQYLG; translated from the coding sequence CTGTTGAGTCGCCACGCCGACAATCTTTTCTGGCTTGCCCGCTACATGGAGCGCGCCGAAAACGCGGCAAGAATCCTGGAAACCGCCTCCCGGCTGGCCTCGGTTCCGAACGGCAATTCCGTCGATCGGAACGAATGGCTGACCGCCGTCGAGGCAACGGGCTGCGCCGGCGCCTTCGACGGCAATCCGAGTCTGGCGACGCCCTCCGCCGTCATCGATTTCCTGGCCTTTTCACCTGAAAACCCGTCGTCGATCCGCTCCTGCTTCGAAATGGCGCGCAACAATGCCCGCTCGGTCCGCACGGCACTGACGATCGACGTCTGGGAAAGCATCAACTCCACCTGGCTGGAACTGAAGCGCTATCGCAATGGTGGCATGTCGCGCCAGGAACTCGGCACGTTCCTCAATTTCGTCAAGGAAGCCTCGCTGCGCTTCGACGGCTCCGCCTACCGGACGATGCTGCGCAACGACAGCTACTATTTCCTGCGTCTCGGCTCCTATATCGAGCGCGCCGATTTCTCCGCCCGTCTGCTGAAGAGCCGCAGCCATCTCTTCGACGAAAGCCACGAGACGGTGAGCGGCAGCCTGGAATACTACCAGCTCTCCTCCATCCTGCGCTCCGTCTCGTCGCTGACGAGCTATCACTGGGTCTACCGCGAGAGCCTGAGGCCTCACCTCGTCGCCGATCTCATGATCATGCGCGAGGAGATGCCGCGCTCGCTGGCGAGCTGCTACGAGAACATCACCCGCTTCCTCGACAACCTGGCGCGCGACTACGGGCGGCACGGCAAGAGCCAGCGAGCGGCGCGCACGATGCTCAGCCGTCTGGAAGAGGCCGACATGGCCGCCCTCACCAAGTCCGGCCTCGATGGCTTCCTGGAGGAGTTCATCGCCGAGAACAGCAAGCTCGGCATGGCAATCGGCGAGCAGTATCTGGGGTGA
- a CDS encoding peptidase: MTYCVGILVKEGLVMIGDTRTNAGLDNVATFRKLHVFERPGERMVAVASAGNLAVTQAILSLIQEGFKPDPDGPIETIWTQPSMFRTAQFLGQAVREVYRVDGPSLEQNGSSFEVSLLLGGQTAGGRLRLFMIYRAGNFIEATEDTPYLQIGEHKYGKPILDRAITFNTCMEDALKIGLISMDSTMRSNLGVGMPIDFITVRRDAIKHDILYRIEAGEPYYHDLRERWSAALRKAHQNIPRPPYQG; encoded by the coding sequence ATGACGTATTGTGTCGGCATCCTCGTCAAGGAGGGGCTCGTGATGATCGGTGACACGCGCACCAACGCCGGGCTCGACAATGTTGCGACCTTCCGCAAGCTGCATGTCTTTGAGCGCCCCGGCGAACGCATGGTCGCCGTTGCGAGCGCCGGCAATCTGGCGGTGACCCAGGCGATCCTGTCCCTGATCCAGGAGGGCTTCAAGCCCGATCCCGATGGCCCGATCGAGACGATCTGGACCCAGCCGTCAATGTTCCGCACCGCCCAGTTCCTCGGCCAGGCCGTGCGCGAGGTCTACCGCGTCGACGGACCGTCGCTGGAACAGAACGGCTCCAGTTTCGAGGTGTCCCTGCTTCTCGGCGGCCAGACCGCCGGCGGACGCCTGCGCCTCTTCATGATCTACCGGGCAGGCAATTTCATCGAGGCAACCGAGGACACACCCTATCTCCAGATCGGTGAGCACAAATACGGCAAGCCGATCCTCGACCGCGCCATCACCTTCAACACCTGCATGGAAGATGCGCTGAAGATCGGGCTCATCTCGATGGATTCGACCATGCGCTCCAATCTCGGCGTCGGCATGCCCATCGACTTCATCACCGTACGCCGTGATGCCATCAAGCATGACATCCTCTACAGGATCGAGGCGGGCGAACCCTATTACCACGACCTCAGGGAGCGCTGGTCGGCCGCCCTGCGCAAGGCGCACCAGAATATCCCGCGTCCGCCCTATCAGGGGTGA
- a CDS encoding MFS transporter, which translates to MSRDAAASLAGGWHGLFSEGRTGSTFMLCLGVALYAFNDFVVITTMPTAVVELGAPALISLSFSIFLVAAIVGGSVGGLMKQRFGARSALLLTAGLIACGSLMTSVAVSMEMVLAGRIFTGFGEGVVAAICYALIPEFYPPSLVAKVFGAEAVVWALAAFLGPLLGGILTEVISWRVAFLVNVPLIIIFAVFVIQKVKPESGAERVTERVPLGRLMMVTASILAVSFAGTTTETWIIIPLLAFAFLGLFATFSADRSKDVRLFPKGAFVLGAPLGAIFWVALLMPIGQATVSVYIALMMQHVFGYDPSEAGFVAAILALSWSGTAIVVATVVREHLALTMVRLGPLVMALGLVATSFGIWTGLAGWVFLGQVFVGGGFGLNWAFLSHHVMTVAAPGERDLASGLLPTVQSAGYALGAALAGLTAAVYGLGDSVAAVDLKGAAVWIFGIGSVMGLAAFAISFSISALPAADGRSGSTQV; encoded by the coding sequence ATGTCGCGTGACGCCGCGGCATCGCTTGCCGGCGGCTGGCACGGTCTCTTCAGCGAAGGGCGCACCGGCTCGACCTTCATGCTGTGCCTCGGCGTCGCGCTCTACGCATTCAACGACTTCGTCGTCATCACGACGATGCCGACCGCCGTGGTTGAACTTGGCGCGCCGGCGCTGATCAGCCTGTCCTTTTCCATATTCCTGGTCGCGGCCATCGTTGGCGGATCGGTCGGCGGCCTGATGAAGCAGCGCTTCGGGGCGCGTTCGGCGCTGCTGCTGACGGCGGGCCTCATCGCCTGCGGATCGCTGATGACATCGGTTGCCGTCAGCATGGAAATGGTGCTCGCCGGCCGCATCTTCACCGGTTTCGGCGAGGGCGTCGTCGCTGCAATCTGCTATGCGCTGATCCCGGAATTCTATCCGCCATCCCTTGTCGCCAAGGTTTTCGGCGCGGAGGCGGTCGTCTGGGCTCTGGCGGCGTTCCTGGGGCCGTTGCTCGGCGGCATCCTGACGGAGGTGATCTCCTGGCGCGTGGCCTTTCTCGTCAATGTGCCGCTCATCATCATCTTTGCCGTCTTCGTCATTCAGAAGGTGAAGCCGGAATCCGGCGCCGAAAGGGTCACCGAACGGGTGCCATTGGGGCGGCTGATGATGGTCACGGCCTCCATTCTCGCGGTCAGCTTTGCCGGCACCACGACCGAGACGTGGATCATCATTCCGCTGCTTGCTTTCGCGTTTCTCGGCCTCTTTGCGACATTCTCGGCCGACCGATCCAAGGACGTCCGTCTCTTTCCCAAGGGCGCGTTCGTTCTCGGCGCGCCGCTTGGGGCGATCTTCTGGGTCGCCCTGCTGATGCCGATCGGGCAGGCGACCGTTTCGGTCTATATCGCCCTGATGATGCAGCATGTCTTCGGTTACGACCCGTCGGAGGCGGGATTTGTCGCCGCGATCCTCGCGCTTTCCTGGAGCGGAACGGCAATCGTCGTGGCGACGGTCGTGCGCGAGCATCTGGCACTCACCATGGTCCGTCTCGGGCCGCTGGTGATGGCGCTCGGTCTTGTTGCGACATCGTTCGGCATCTGGACCGGTCTTGCCGGATGGGTCTTTCTCGGCCAGGTGTTCGTCGGGGGCGGCTTCGGGCTCAACTGGGCCTTCCTGTCGCATCATGTCATGACGGTGGCGGCTCCCGGCGAGCGGGATCTCGCCTCGGGCCTGCTGCCGACCGTCCAGTCGGCCGGCTATGCGCTCGGTGCGGCGCTGGCAGGCCTGACGGCGGCGGTCTATGGCCTTGGCGACAGCGTTGCGGCCGTCGATCTGAAAGGCGCCGCTGTCTGGATTTTCGGCATCGGGTCGGTTATGGGATTGGCCGCCTTTGCGATCTCCTTTTCGATCTCCGCATTGCCGGCGGCGGACGGACGGTCTGGCAGCACTCAAGTCTGA
- a CDS encoding usg protein — MVSSDFLRQIDGYGLTTAKILYRLPDFPAILQSYVWQHYDLAPEFPELRRFLDFWQEKLEGPLHSVQVGHKRLIGPNEWRAFDADYMLH, encoded by the coding sequence ATGGTTTCCAGCGATTTCCTTCGTCAGATTGACGGCTACGGTTTGACGACTGCCAAGATTCTCTATCGCCTTCCCGATTTTCCGGCGATCCTGCAAAGCTATGTCTGGCAGCACTACGACCTTGCACCGGAATTTCCCGAACTGCGCCGTTTCCTCGATTTCTGGCAGGAAAAGCTGGAAGGCCCACTGCATTCCGTGCAGGTCGGCCACAAGCGCCTGATCGGCCCCAATGAATGGCGGGCGTTCGACGCGGACTACATGCTGCACTGA